In a single window of the Nicotiana tomentosiformis chromosome 8, ASM39032v3, whole genome shotgun sequence genome:
- the LOC138897499 gene encoding uncharacterized protein — protein sequence MVVTLYEMRFAKLARHASWLVPTERERIKRFIDGLNYGLRFSMAREVMTGVRFVQVVDIARRLELVLSQEGEEREAKRPQGSSGFSSASSGGQPHHNRGRPYRAAKIARPVHRGASASNGSYIDHLGHSSFSALPA from the coding sequence ATGGTAGTGACTCtgtatgagatgaggtttgcaaagttggctcgtcacgcatcatggttggttcccactgagagggagaggattaagaggttcattgatggcctcaattaTGGATTACGCTTCAGTATGGCTCGGGAGGTTATGACTGGTGTGAGGTTTGTCCAGGTGGTCGATATTGCTAGACGCTTAGAGCTGGTTCTCAGTCAAGagggtgaggagagggaggccaagaggcctcaaggtTCAAGTGGTTTTagcagtgcctcatctggaggacaACCCCAtcacaacaggggtcgtccttatagggcCGCTAAGATAGCTCGtccggttcatcgtggtgcatcagctagcaaTGGTTCATACATTGATCATCTCGGTCATTCATCTTTTAGTGCTCTCCCAGCTTAG